In the Aerosakkonema funiforme FACHB-1375 genome, one interval contains:
- a CDS encoding DUF3352 domain-containing protein has translation MSEKKPSILNPLIIGAAVILAGGLLAYLYLKGAFSDATSPLASAKVVPDDALMTGTISTDPNAWSQLQQFGTPEAQAALSKGLNDFNKQMTAESKIDYAKDIQPWLGSVMFAVLPSDTNQQNQQNLLMVVGIKDKISAWNFANKIKAQLKTQESDYNGVKIAETVGSSNKTFSAVLNSHLVLSPQRKSVEMAIDTFKGQPSFANKENASPMLAKGMDIENSLVQIYIPEYGNVLQKLLENNPNSPALPPESLAQLKQVKSLVMGLGVDNSGLRMKAVGKVDPSLIKVEYKPAPGKVVAQFPLETIALISGYGISRGWQAVVSESAKNTQFQQQIDQYRQQIKTNYNIDLDKEVFGWMDGEFAVGAISSNQGVLAPIGLGGAFIFKTSDRATAEATLAKIDAIAQTNSVTVGERNIQGKIVKEWRLADQQVWLGYGWLDNESLFIALGGPIIDVMAINSNPLDRSPYFQAIAGSLQKPNAGYFYIDMDKTMSLLNRYLTAAQNNPMPPESYAILNSIRGIGITATQPDASTSQVEMLLALKPKTGK, from the coding sequence ATGTCTGAAAAAAAACCAAGTATTCTCAATCCTCTTATTATCGGGGCTGCGGTTATCCTAGCGGGTGGCTTACTTGCTTACCTTTACTTGAAAGGTGCTTTTAGCGATGCCACAAGTCCTTTGGCTAGTGCGAAAGTTGTGCCAGATGACGCATTGATGACTGGTACGATTTCCACAGACCCTAATGCTTGGTCGCAATTGCAACAGTTTGGCACTCCGGAAGCTCAAGCTGCGCTTAGCAAAGGACTAAATGATTTTAACAAGCAGATGACGGCGGAGTCGAAAATTGATTATGCTAAAGATATTCAGCCTTGGCTTGGTAGTGTGATGTTTGCTGTTTTGCCATCAGATACAAACCAACAAAATCAACAAAATTTACTGATGGTTGTGGGAATAAAAGATAAAATTAGCGCCTGGAATTTTGCAAATAAAATCAAAGCGCAATTGAAAACACAAGAAAGCGATTACAACGGTGTCAAAATAGCGGAAACTGTGGGCAGTAGTAACAAAACATTTAGCGCTGTCCTGAATAGCCATTTGGTCTTGTCGCCACAAAGAAAATCTGTGGAAATGGCGATCGACACTTTTAAAGGGCAGCCTTCTTTCGCGAACAAAGAGAATGCTAGCCCCATGCTTGCCAAGGGAATGGATATCGAAAATAGTCTCGTCCAAATATATATACCTGAATACGGAAATGTCTTGCAAAAATTACTCGAAAACAATCCTAATTCACCCGCATTGCCGCCTGAATCTTTGGCACAGCTTAAGCAGGTAAAATCTTTGGTAATGGGTTTGGGTGTTGATAATTCTGGTTTGCGAATGAAAGCAGTAGGCAAAGTAGACCCCTCTTTAATTAAAGTAGAATACAAACCCGCACCGGGTAAAGTGGTAGCGCAATTTCCCCTAGAAACGATCGCCCTGATCAGCGGATACGGAATCAGTCGCGGTTGGCAGGCTGTAGTATCAGAATCAGCCAAAAATACGCAATTTCAACAACAAATTGACCAATACAGACAGCAAATCAAAACAAACTACAATATTGACCTAGATAAAGAAGTTTTTGGGTGGATGGATGGAGAGTTTGCTGTCGGAGCGATATCATCAAATCAAGGTGTTTTAGCTCCTATCGGTTTGGGTGGAGCATTCATATTTAAAACAAGCGATCGCGCAACTGCCGAAGCAACCCTTGCTAAAATAGATGCGATCGCTCAAACTAACTCTGTGACTGTAGGAGAAAGAAACATCCAAGGCAAAATAGTAAAAGAATGGCGGCTGGCTGACCAACAAGTTTGGTTGGGTTATGGTTGGTTAGACAACGAATCCTTATTTATCGCCCTCGGTGGCCCAATAATTGATGTTATGGCCATCAATAGTAACCCTCTCGATCGTAGCCCATATTTTCAGGCGATCGCAGGTTCTTTGCAGAAGCCAAACGCAGGCTACTTTTACATAGATATGGATAAAACCATGTCTTTATTAAATCGCTACTTAACTGCCGCACAAAATAATCCTATGCCACCCGAATCATACGCCATCCTCAATTCGATTCGCGGTATCGGTATCACAGCTACACAACCTGACGCATCCACCAGTCAAGTGGAAATGTTGCTAGCTTTGAAACCGAAAACAGGAAAATAG
- a CDS encoding D-alanyl-D-alanine carboxypeptidase: MTLPKNFRLTAALSIVGLALISGCSSTESPQATSRSNLTQSDAIESSSTTTETVTKVEAPVSNFAVSLVPPDTPDPVVNAAILQYVKTLAAKGFAKETQQGVWMQSGNSLLANYRGTIPLPAASVTKVATTLVALQTLGPDRQYVTLIGGTGPIKDGVLQGDLVVRGDGDPLFVWEEAINLGNTLNQIGINKVTGNLIIVGKFYMNFKTDPHIAGTLLKQGINNKIWSETTKKQYFSMSPGTPKPLVEIEGSVKVMSSAPSNLQPLVRHYSFPLAELLKRMNRYSNNHMAEMIASSVGGAKVVAQKAAEAAGVPQAEIQLVNGSGLSPENRISPRAACAMFLEIERYLASHNMTIGDVFAIVGRDEGTLDKRNLPPLIVVKSGTLNSVSSLAGAFPTEKQGSVWFAIMNVGENTDEFRIQQETLLKSFLQEWGEVSSLPAEFTPNPELQTRTSRSEIVR; the protein is encoded by the coding sequence ATGACGCTGCCTAAAAACTTTCGTTTGACTGCTGCGCTATCTATAGTCGGGTTAGCATTGATTAGTGGATGTTCCTCCACGGAGTCACCACAAGCTACATCTAGATCGAACTTGACTCAGAGTGATGCGATCGAGTCATCATCCACTACAACCGAAACTGTAACAAAAGTGGAAGCGCCAGTAAGTAATTTTGCTGTTTCTCTTGTCCCGCCAGATACTCCAGATCCAGTTGTTAACGCTGCGATTCTGCAATATGTAAAAACTCTAGCTGCCAAAGGATTTGCCAAAGAAACCCAACAAGGAGTATGGATGCAATCTGGGAATAGCCTTTTGGCAAATTATCGCGGTACAATTCCCCTCCCAGCTGCTTCCGTCACAAAAGTGGCAACAACTCTAGTGGCGCTGCAAACTCTTGGCCCGGATCGCCAATATGTAACTCTAATTGGCGGAACTGGGCCGATTAAAGATGGAGTTTTGCAAGGCGACTTAGTAGTTCGGGGAGATGGAGACCCTCTGTTTGTTTGGGAAGAAGCTATTAACTTGGGCAATACTTTAAACCAAATCGGCATTAATAAAGTAACTGGCAATTTAATCATTGTGGGTAAGTTTTACATGAACTTTAAAACTGACCCGCATATTGCAGGTACGCTACTAAAACAGGGGATAAATAATAAAATTTGGTCGGAAACAACTAAAAAACAATATTTTAGTATGTCCCCAGGCACACCTAAACCCCTAGTAGAAATAGAGGGTTCGGTAAAGGTAATGTCTTCCGCCCCCAGTAACCTACAACCTTTAGTACGTCATTATTCTTTTCCACTCGCCGAACTTCTCAAAAGAATGAATCGGTATAGCAACAACCACATGGCTGAGATGATAGCCAGTTCTGTGGGAGGTGCAAAAGTAGTCGCACAAAAAGCTGCGGAAGCAGCTGGTGTTCCCCAAGCAGAAATTCAACTGGTAAATGGTTCTGGATTAAGTCCGGAAAATCGCATTTCACCTCGCGCTGCTTGTGCGATGTTCTTGGAGATAGAACGCTATCTTGCATCTCATAATATGACGATCGGCGATGTTTTTGCCATTGTTGGTAGAGATGAAGGAACCTTGGATAAACGCAATTTGCCCCCGTTAATAGTGGTGAAATCGGGTACTTTGAATAGCGTCAGTTCCTTAGCAGGTGCTTTCCCGACAGAAAAGCAAGGTTCTGTCTGGTTTGCGATTATGAATGTGGGAGAAAATACGGATGAATTCCGCATTCAACAAGAAACCTTACTAAAAAGTTTTTTGCAGGAATGGGGAGAAGTTTCGTCATTACCAGCAGAGTTTACGCCTAATCCCGAACTGCAAACTAGAACTTCGCGAAGCGAAATTGTGAGGTAG
- a CDS encoding methylglyoxal synthase has protein sequence MPATIALIAHDAKKNDIVNFALTYSPLLKRYKLIATANTGERIQAATGLPIERMLSGPMGGVAQIAAEVAAGNVVGVICLSDPQETRFYQPDVETLIRICNVHNVILATNIATAEAIATRLAKTLVAHLIFNPVSGRGNPEQDLSLIRKLLEPYLHLEVHQTTPEIEPEELVQQALAQGADIVIASGGDGTVSAVAGALIDTNIPLGIIPRGTANAFAVALGIPRLMPIRNACQLILAGQTRNVDVARCNGYPMILLAGVGYEAETVERASRELKAQWGPMAYLMAGWQLLEESNLFDTEIEAEGNVYQFQAAAITVANAAPPTSVLAQGAGEVIFDDGLLDVTIATAENRAQAVTTMLRMLGGAIVKTDLEHQNVIHSRAKQIKITTNPPQKVVVDGEIIGTTPIEVECIPGGLTVLAPNVGRSINT, from the coding sequence ATGCCTGCAACAATTGCCTTGATTGCCCACGATGCCAAGAAGAACGATATTGTCAACTTCGCACTGACTTATTCACCCCTGCTCAAGCGTTACAAGCTGATTGCGACCGCAAACACAGGAGAGCGCATCCAAGCAGCAACTGGCTTGCCGATCGAACGGATGCTATCCGGGCCTATGGGTGGAGTAGCTCAGATTGCAGCGGAAGTGGCGGCGGGTAACGTCGTTGGCGTAATTTGTCTGAGCGATCCGCAGGAGACGCGATTTTACCAACCAGATGTTGAAACGCTGATCCGGATATGCAACGTCCACAACGTAATTCTGGCAACTAATATCGCCACCGCAGAAGCGATCGCCACCCGGTTGGCAAAGACACTCGTCGCTCATCTGATTTTCAATCCGGTTTCCGGTCGCGGCAATCCAGAGCAAGATTTGTCTTTAATTCGGAAACTGCTAGAACCTTACCTGCACTTGGAAGTTCACCAAACCACACCAGAGATCGAACCGGAGGAATTAGTACAACAGGCTCTGGCCCAAGGAGCCGATATCGTCATCGCTTCTGGAGGCGATGGCACGGTCTCAGCAGTAGCGGGAGCATTAATTGACACCAATATTCCTCTCGGTATCATTCCCAGAGGAACAGCCAATGCCTTTGCAGTTGCCTTGGGAATTCCTCGGTTAATGCCGATTAGAAATGCCTGTCAATTAATTTTGGCCGGACAAACCCGCAATGTAGATGTTGCGCGTTGCAATGGCTACCCGATGATCTTGTTAGCCGGTGTGGGATACGAAGCGGAAACCGTAGAAAGAGCCAGCCGGGAACTGAAAGCGCAATGGGGCCCGATGGCATACTTAATGGCGGGGTGGCAACTGCTGGAAGAATCGAATTTGTTCGATACGGAAATTGAGGCAGAAGGGAATGTTTATCAGTTTCAAGCCGCTGCGATTACAGTAGCCAATGCTGCACCCCCTACCTCCGTGTTAGCGCAGGGAGCGGGAGAAGTGATTTTTGATGATGGATTGTTGGATGTAACTATTGCTACAGCGGAAAACAGAGCGCAGGCAGTCACAACTATGTTAAGAATGTTGGGAGGAGCGATCGTCAAAACCGATCTCGAACATCAGAATGTGATTCACAGTCGCGCCAAGCAAATCAAAATCACCACAAATCCCCCCCAAAAAGTAGTAGTAGATGGGGAAATTATCGGCACGACTCCCATTGAAGTTGAGTGTATCCCCGGTGGTTTAACAGTTTTAGCGCCCAACGTTGGTCGATCGATCAATACTTAA
- a CDS encoding M1 family metallopeptidase produces the protein MKLHFYFDSENNGHKSFELPGARPHYNPDRPGQVEHIFLDLTLDIPNRICKGTCNIRLAPVRSGIDRLTLDAVNLNIQSVQVDGSPQHFEYDAEQLHVKLSTPMQVNKQIEIAIAYSVEKPQRGIYFIGPDKHYPNKPVQVWTQGEDEDSRYWFPCFDYPGQLATSEIRVRVPKPLIAISNGVLINTEETDEDKIYHWSQKEVHPTYLMTLAVGDFAEIQDTWEDDRQDACPTRIVPVTYYVDKGREEDARLTMGKTPRMIEFFSEKFGYPYPFPKYAQVCVDDFIFGGMENTSTTLLTDRCLIDERASLDNRISESLVAHELAHQWFGDLVVIKHWSHAWIKEGMATYSEVLWTENEYGWEDAAYYRLNESRNYLIEDSSRYRRPIVTHVYREAIELYDRHLYEKGACVYHMIRTELGDELFFRAIHTFVRDNAHKTVETVDLLRAIEKTTGRNLLFLFDQYVYRGGHPDYKVAYAWDGDSKLAKITITQNQAKADNNGSGNDLFDLRIPIAFGYTQADKFKEFKSFTVRVHEREQSFYFPLEEKPQFVSFDVGNHYLKTVALEYPVAELKAQLQFDPDPISRIYAAEALAKKGGLEAVKALSLALEKDSCWGVRAEVTKQLAEVKLDQAGEALVKGLQDENPLVRRAVVEALAKIKTPESYDAVKNLVEKGDASYYVESTSARTIAGMVASPILKDKEDEVVGLLSNILRQKAGWNEVVRIGAIAGLSQLKTSPVALDLILEYTRPGIPQALRLAAIRALGAISTGQTPNNVDWILEQLQELSRETFFLTQVAVVTALGQMETAKAIPILNSLVDGTPDGRVRRIAEEAVQKVQQSAGTDRSVKQLREELDQLKKTNQELMSRLENLEARSKSS, from the coding sequence ATGAAGTTGCACTTTTATTTTGATTCCGAAAATAATGGCCATAAATCTTTTGAGTTACCCGGTGCGCGTCCCCACTACAATCCAGATAGGCCGGGACAGGTAGAACATATTTTCCTAGATTTGACCCTAGATATTCCCAACCGCATTTGTAAAGGGACTTGCAATATCAGATTAGCGCCTGTGCGGAGTGGGATCGATCGCTTGACATTGGATGCGGTAAACTTGAATATCCAATCTGTACAAGTTGACGGTTCGCCGCAGCATTTTGAATACGATGCGGAACAGCTGCACGTTAAACTTAGCACACCGATGCAAGTAAATAAGCAGATCGAGATTGCGATCGCTTATTCTGTAGAAAAACCCCAACGCGGCATTTACTTCATTGGCCCCGATAAACATTATCCCAACAAACCGGTGCAAGTTTGGACTCAGGGAGAAGATGAAGATTCCCGCTATTGGTTTCCCTGCTTTGATTATCCAGGACAACTGGCAACTTCGGAAATTCGCGTCAGAGTTCCCAAACCGTTAATAGCTATTTCCAACGGCGTACTAATTAATACAGAAGAAACTGACGAAGACAAAATTTATCACTGGTCGCAGAAAGAAGTTCATCCCACTTATTTGATGACTTTGGCAGTAGGAGATTTTGCCGAAATTCAGGATACCTGGGAGGATGACAGGCAAGATGCCTGTCCCACAAGAATAGTGCCAGTTACCTATTATGTGGACAAGGGAAGAGAAGAAGATGCCCGCCTCACGATGGGCAAAACGCCTCGCATGATCGAATTTTTCAGCGAAAAATTTGGCTACCCTTATCCATTTCCCAAATACGCACAAGTTTGCGTAGATGATTTTATTTTTGGGGGGATGGAGAATACTTCCACAACATTATTAACAGATAGATGTTTGATCGACGAAAGAGCATCTTTAGATAATCGCATCAGTGAAAGTTTAGTCGCCCACGAACTCGCCCACCAATGGTTTGGGGATTTGGTCGTGATCAAGCATTGGTCTCATGCTTGGATAAAAGAGGGAATGGCGACATATTCTGAGGTGTTGTGGACGGAAAACGAGTATGGTTGGGAAGACGCAGCTTACTATCGTTTGAATGAGTCGCGTAACTATTTAATCGAAGATAGCAGTCGTTATCGCCGTCCGATTGTAACTCATGTGTATCGGGAAGCGATCGAACTTTACGATCGACACCTTTATGAAAAAGGTGCTTGCGTTTATCATATGATTCGCACCGAGTTGGGAGATGAATTGTTTTTCCGGGCAATTCATACTTTTGTGCGAGATAACGCCCACAAAACTGTCGAAACTGTGGATTTGCTGAGGGCGATTGAAAAAACTACCGGGCGTAATTTGCTGTTTTTATTCGACCAGTACGTTTATCGCGGCGGACATCCTGATTATAAGGTTGCCTATGCTTGGGATGGCGATAGCAAGCTGGCTAAGATAACGATAACTCAAAATCAAGCAAAAGCAGATAATAACGGCAGTGGCAATGATTTGTTTGACCTGAGAATTCCGATTGCTTTTGGCTATACGCAAGCAGATAAATTCAAAGAATTTAAATCTTTTACAGTTCGGGTACACGAACGGGAACAAAGCTTTTACTTCCCGTTGGAGGAGAAACCGCAGTTTGTCAGTTTTGATGTTGGCAATCACTATCTGAAAACGGTTGCTTTGGAGTACCCAGTTGCGGAACTGAAGGCGCAGTTGCAATTCGACCCCGATCCGATTTCCCGAATTTACGCTGCTGAAGCTTTGGCGAAAAAGGGAGGATTGGAAGCAGTAAAAGCGCTATCACTCGCACTTGAAAAAGATAGTTGTTGGGGTGTGCGGGCAGAAGTTACCAAACAATTAGCTGAAGTTAAACTCGACCAAGCAGGCGAAGCTTTAGTAAAAGGTTTGCAGGATGAAAATCCTTTGGTGCGCCGCGCTGTGGTGGAAGCTTTGGCTAAAATCAAAACGCCAGAAAGCTACGATGCTGTGAAGAATTTGGTAGAAAAAGGCGACGCCAGTTATTATGTAGAATCGACATCTGCCCGCACAATTGCGGGAATGGTAGCTTCACCAATTCTAAAAGATAAAGAAGATGAAGTTGTCGGTTTGCTTAGCAATATCCTGCGGCAAAAAGCTGGCTGGAACGAGGTGGTGCGTATTGGTGCGATCGCAGGTTTGAGCCAGTTAAAAACATCACCAGTAGCACTGGATTTGATTTTGGAATACACTCGCCCCGGTATCCCGCAAGCTTTGCGCTTGGCAGCAATTCGCGCTTTGGGAGCGATTTCTACGGGTCAAACGCCAAACAACGTGGATTGGATTCTGGAACAATTACAAGAGTTATCCAGAGAAACGTTCTTCTTAACTCAAGTAGCAGTTGTTACAGCGCTCGGACAAATGGAGACAGCCAAAGCTATCCCCATTTTAAATTCTTTAGTTGATGGTACACCCGATGGGCGCGTGCGTCGCATTGCGGAAGAAGCGGTACAAAAAGTGCAGCAAAGTGCGGGGACCGATCGATCGGTCAAACAACTGCGAGAAGAACTCGATCAGTTGAAAAAAACAAATCAGGAACTGATGAGTCGTTTGGAGAATTTGGAGGCTAGATCGAAATCTAGTTAG
- a CDS encoding N-acetylmuramoyl-L-alanine amidase-like domain-containing protein, with protein sequence MRKIFGLAVFGSVIAGGGAGALVALRTALPPLQAVDRPVEYRKINSHSTVADRPNSQNAPPARREEVPQTQDGARFRRVMEYARQQKLSDRPMGEIMQAIGNQFLGAPYKANLLDRSNIETLVVTLDKFDCVLFVETVLAIARGVAVKDYTYQSFTDNLINLRYRDGELHGYCSRLHYFSEWISDNQKRDNVTEIASRMGGIRLNKKLNYISTNRANYAPMALDDLNYQCFVQAENKLADLSMNYIPISSIRRVYPQLQPGDIVAVATSIPGLDVTHTGLVYRNANGTMGIIHASPNGTVRVSRDLQYYVGNIKNAIGIMVARPKDPR encoded by the coding sequence ATGAGAAAAATCTTCGGGTTGGCTGTATTCGGATCTGTCATAGCTGGTGGCGGTGCTGGCGCATTAGTTGCTTTGCGAACTGCGTTACCGCCTCTGCAAGCTGTCGATCGACCAGTTGAATATCGGAAAATTAACTCCCATTCTACTGTAGCCGATCGCCCTAACAGCCAAAACGCCCCGCCCGCACGAAGAGAAGAAGTCCCTCAAACGCAAGATGGAGCGCGTTTCCGGCGGGTGATGGAGTACGCACGGCAGCAGAAATTGTCCGATCGCCCAATGGGAGAAATTATGCAGGCGATCGGCAATCAATTTCTCGGCGCACCCTATAAAGCAAACTTATTAGACCGCTCGAACATAGAGACACTGGTGGTAACTTTAGACAAGTTTGACTGCGTGCTGTTTGTAGAAACGGTACTGGCGATCGCTCGCGGCGTAGCGGTAAAAGATTATACCTATCAAAGTTTTACCGATAATCTGATAAATTTGCGTTACCGGGATGGTGAATTGCACGGATATTGCAGCCGATTGCACTATTTTTCCGAATGGATTTCCGATAACCAAAAACGGGATAATGTGACAGAAATCGCTTCGCGTATGGGTGGGATTCGCCTGAATAAGAAGCTGAATTATATCAGTACCAATCGAGCTAATTATGCACCAATGGCGCTAGACGACCTCAATTATCAGTGCTTTGTTCAAGCGGAAAACAAACTCGCTGACTTAAGCATGAATTACATTCCGATTTCCAGTATTCGCCGAGTTTACCCACAATTGCAACCGGGTGATATTGTAGCGGTAGCTACTAGCATTCCAGGTTTGGACGTAACCCACACTGGCTTAGTTTATCGAAACGCAAACGGCACTATGGGTATTATTCACGCTTCACCCAACGGAACGGTGAGAGTTTCCCGCGATTTACAGTATTATGTCGGCAATATTAAGAATGCGATCGGCATTATGGTAGCTCGACCAAAAGATCCTCGCTAA
- a CDS encoding class I SAM-dependent methyltransferase: protein MTATVNTDPGLASRLINGVLSVKPLAALAKHQARQMMMKRAEKIGVAWQKEVEELRSHDWESMLAQVQNPHVTYPDYYLHSFHAYDEGNLGWEPALEVEVAAYTVHSTLWGNASADGDAKLRKSYHDILKTQIPNQPQEILDIACSVGMSTFALQDIYPQAKMTGLDLSPYFLAVAKYKSQQRNAQIRWVHAAAESTNLPTASFDLVSIFLLCHELPQEATRQIFREVRRLLRPNGHIGIMDMNPKSEVYAKMPPYIMTLLKSTEPWFDEYFTLDIEQALVEAGFERPTITRNSPRHRTIVAKVS from the coding sequence ATGACTGCTACTGTAAACACCGATCCTGGATTAGCTTCTCGCTTAATAAATGGCGTGCTTTCTGTCAAGCCCCTAGCCGCCTTAGCCAAACACCAAGCTCGTCAAATGATGATGAAAAGAGCCGAGAAGATTGGCGTCGCTTGGCAAAAGGAAGTAGAGGAGTTACGTTCTCACGATTGGGAAAGTATGCTAGCGCAAGTACAAAATCCGCACGTAACTTACCCAGATTACTACTTACACTCTTTCCACGCTTATGATGAAGGAAATCTCGGTTGGGAACCTGCTTTAGAAGTAGAAGTTGCCGCTTACACAGTTCACTCTACTCTCTGGGGAAATGCCAGTGCTGATGGAGACGCTAAGTTACGTAAAAGCTATCACGATATCCTCAAAACTCAAATTCCCAACCAGCCACAAGAGATTTTGGATATCGCTTGTAGCGTCGGGATGAGTACCTTTGCCCTCCAAGATATCTATCCCCAAGCAAAGATGACAGGTCTAGATTTATCACCTTATTTTCTCGCAGTTGCAAAGTACAAATCCCAACAGCGTAACGCTCAAATTCGCTGGGTACACGCCGCCGCCGAATCAACCAATTTACCGACAGCTTCCTTTGATTTAGTCTCCATCTTTTTACTTTGTCACGAATTACCGCAAGAAGCAACGCGGCAGATTTTCCGGGAAGTACGGCGTTTGCTGCGTCCCAACGGTCATATTGGCATCATGGATATGAATCCTAAATCGGAAGTTTATGCCAAGATGCCACCTTACATTATGACGTTGCTGAAAAGTACCGAGCCTTGGTTTGATGAGTATTTTACTTTGGATATCGAACAAGCTTTAGTAGAAGCTGGTTTCGAGAGACCGACTATTACTCGCAACAGTCCTCGCCACCGCACGATCGTTGCCAAAGTGAGCTAG
- a CDS encoding ABC1 kinase family protein: MSQHPLARLRGYDPNAIARYYSKRPCVAIWRTLTVIWFFAGFLIGWQWDEWLNRAEQNKFKRAAQLREILTHLGPTYIKVGQALSTRPDLIRKDFLDELVKLQDQLPPFDSAMAFRIIETELDRSVEELYSQISPQPVAAASLGQVYRARLHTGEEVAVKVQRPNLLPTLTLDLYLIRWAATWMAPWLPLNLGHDLTLIVDEFGIKLFEEIDYLNEGRNAEKFATNFRDDPEVKVPAIYWRYSSQRVLTLEWIHGIKLTDTEQIQKAGLETEALIRIGVTTGLQQLLEHGFFHADPHPGNLFGLPPQCPVDGEKQPSKWVSGGRMAYIDFGMMDQLEQTTKETLVDAVVHLINKDYEDLAADFVKLGFLTRETDIRPIVPALEAVLGEAIGKNVRDFNFKTITDRFSELMYDYPFRVPAKFALIIRSLVTQEGLALSMNPNFKIVEVAYPYVARRLLTGETPQLRRRLIDVLFKNGKFQWQRLENLIAIARSDNSFDILPTAQMGLQYLLSDEGKFLRRQLVLALTEDDRLHTEEVQRLWNLIKDDIKPAQLFNAALGALAELSTEGAAAILPSVGSLTAFSDRK; the protein is encoded by the coding sequence GTGAGTCAGCATCCACTCGCTCGGTTAAGAGGGTACGATCCCAACGCGATCGCTCGCTACTACAGCAAACGTCCGTGCGTCGCCATCTGGCGCACCTTGACAGTAATATGGTTTTTTGCTGGATTTCTGATCGGTTGGCAGTGGGATGAATGGCTAAATCGAGCTGAGCAGAACAAATTCAAACGAGCTGCCCAACTGCGGGAAATACTTACTCATCTCGGCCCCACATATATTAAAGTAGGTCAAGCCCTGTCCACTAGACCGGATTTGATACGCAAAGACTTCTTAGACGAATTGGTCAAATTACAAGACCAATTGCCGCCATTTGACAGCGCGATGGCCTTCCGCATCATCGAAACGGAATTAGACAGATCTGTAGAGGAACTATATAGCCAAATTTCTCCCCAGCCAGTAGCCGCCGCCAGTCTGGGACAAGTTTATCGGGCGAGACTTCACACCGGCGAAGAAGTCGCCGTAAAAGTGCAGCGACCCAACTTACTGCCCACACTAACACTAGACTTATATTTAATCAGATGGGCAGCAACTTGGATGGCTCCCTGGCTGCCTCTGAATTTGGGACATGACTTGACGCTGATTGTAGATGAATTCGGCATCAAGTTATTTGAGGAAATTGACTACCTCAACGAGGGACGCAACGCGGAAAAATTCGCCACCAATTTCCGCGACGACCCAGAAGTAAAAGTGCCGGCAATTTACTGGCGCTACAGTTCCCAGCGCGTCCTCACCCTAGAATGGATTCACGGTATTAAGCTGACGGATACGGAACAGATTCAGAAAGCGGGGCTTGAGACCGAAGCCCTGATCCGCATTGGCGTAACCACAGGGTTACAGCAACTTCTGGAACACGGATTTTTCCATGCTGACCCGCACCCAGGCAATTTGTTTGGCTTACCGCCCCAGTGTCCGGTAGATGGGGAAAAGCAACCCAGCAAGTGGGTATCGGGCGGTAGAATGGCTTACATTGATTTTGGGATGATGGATCAGTTAGAGCAAACTACCAAAGAAACTTTGGTAGATGCGGTTGTTCATCTGATCAATAAAGATTACGAAGATTTAGCAGCAGATTTTGTCAAACTCGGCTTTTTGACACGGGAAACCGACATTCGCCCGATCGTACCCGCCCTAGAAGCAGTGCTGGGCGAAGCGATCGGCAAAAATGTGCGCGATTTCAACTTTAAGACGATTACCGATCGCTTCTCGGAGTTGATGTACGATTATCCCTTCCGCGTTCCCGCTAAGTTTGCGCTGATCATTCGTTCTTTGGTAACGCAGGAAGGATTGGCGCTTAGCATGAATCCCAATTTTAAGATTGTGGAAGTGGCTTATCCTTATGTAGCGCGGCGTCTGCTGACAGGGGAAACACCCCAACTGCGGCGGCGTTTGATCGATGTGTTGTTCAAAAATGGTAAGTTCCAGTGGCAAAGATTGGAAAATCTGATTGCGATCGCTCGTTCTGACAACAGCTTCGACATATTACCGACTGCACAAATGGGTTTGCAATACTTGCTTTCCGATGAAGGCAAGTTTCTGCGCCGCCAGCTGGTGCTAGCTTTGACAGAAGACGATCGCTTGCATACCGAAGAAGTCCAACGCCTGTGGAACTTGATTAAAGATGATATCAAACCAGCACAACTATTTAATGCTGCTTTGGGAGCTTTAGCCGAATTATCCACTGAGGGAGCAGCCGCAATCTTACCATCTGTTGGATCTCTGACAGCTTTCTCCGACAGGAAATGA